From the genome of Papaver somniferum cultivar HN1 chromosome 2, ASM357369v1, whole genome shotgun sequence, one region includes:
- the LOC113353901 gene encoding probable ADP-ribosylation factor GTPase-activating protein AGD14 isoform X1, which translates to MANRLKEDEKNERLIRGLLKLPANRRCINCNSLGPQYVCTNFWTFVCTTCSGMHREFTHRVKSVSMAKFNSEEVNALMGGGNERAKQIYFKEWDPHRHSQPENSNIRRLREFIKHVYVDRKYSGEKSIVMAPKKRLDTKLDSLDIRDALKSGSRTPAYENTFGRHFMRSGSAGQNDERTKYGYNHVGERRDSGYLREIRSSPRRNVTRFEVVDDRVREDRFGNRRRAEIGKPPNDSRERNSHKSLDMSNLPAVRSVRDILGEDVPPLRVDESPKANSGHKNPGSSVLQKTPATTNGVGPNNVKPVEQKIESLGSLIDFDVDPKPPDAAAQPTNAQHGQTTATSVPNPSVNADNWGASLDFCNQPAQDSSKESTLDSIFSQVSAPTAAPVQNIMHSAGSGFNPLVGWNPNNQSPNVSLSQNAQGTLANGNGNPSHGALQSHQHSQLSDMSHQGLPYNQTAQQSQPSTDRRELPLDLFAATYSPVSVQPHVWQTGSSGNLPFGMQHSTAAAHFPQQSKSVNPFDLNTEPTTLVHAPSFPTVALQGALPQIEDTPGLLRTSSLGPPAHNWMVPQTSPYGGYDHVPSRYSHPTNSNYHGGNPFG; encoded by the exons ATGGCGAATCGCTTAAAAGAAGATGAGAAAAATGAAAGGTTAATCCGTGGTCTTCTCAAACTTCCTGCAAATCGTAGGTGTATCAATTGTAATAGTCTG GGACCTCAATATGTGTGTACAAATTTTTGGACATTTGTTTGTACAACATGTAGCGGGATGCA TCGGGAGTTCACCCACCGTGTTAAATCAGTATCCATGGCTAAATTTAATTCAGAGGAAGTCAATGCTCTTATGGGAGGTGGAAATGAG CGCGCCAAGCAAATTTATTTCAAAGAGTGGGACCCACATCGGCATTCTCAGCCGGAGAACAG TAACATCCGGAGGCTTCGTGAATTTATCAAGCATGTTTACGTGGATAGAAAATATAGTGGTGAAAAGAGTATTGTAATGGCTCCAAAGAAAAGACTG GACACTAAATTAGATTCTTTGGACATTAGGGATGCGTTAAAGAGTGGATCTAGGACACCCGCATATGAGAACACATTTGGACGTCATTTTATGAGATCTGGTTCTGCTGGACAAAATGATGAAAGAACCAAATACGGATATAACCATGTTGGTGAAAGAAGAGATTCAGGATACTTGCGAGAAATCCGGTCAAGTCCGAGGAGAAATGTCACTAGATTTGAGGTTGTAGACGACAGGGTTCGAGAAGATAGATTTGGAAATAGAAGGAGAGCTGAAATAGGCAAGCCCCCAAATGACTCCAGGGAAAGAAACTCTCACAAAAGCCTTGATATGTCCAACCTTCCTGCGGTACGTTCAGTCAGAGATATTCTGGGAGAAGATGTTCCACCTTTACGTGTCGATGAAAGTCCAAAAGCAAACAGCGGCCATAAGAATCCTGGCTCTTCAGTGTTGCAG AAGACTCCTGCAACTACAAATGGTGTTGGACCCAACAATGTGAAACCAGTCGAGCAAAAAATTGAGAGTTTAGGGAGCTTAATCGACTTTGATGTTGATCCTAAACCTCCGGATGCAGCTGCACAACCTACAAATGCGCAACATGGCCAGACTACCGCAACATCAGTTCCAAATCCGTCTGTCAATGCTGATAATTGGGGTGCTTCTTTAGACTTTTGCAATCAACCTGCACAAGATTCTTCAAAAGAAAGCACACTTGATAGTATATTCTCTCAAGTATCAGCTCCCACAGCTGCACCTGTGCAGAACATAATGCATTCTGCTGGTTCAGGATTCAATCCATTAGTTGGCTGGAACCCAAACAATCAG TCACCGAATGTTTCACTTTCACAAAACGCACAAGGAACTCTTGCCAACGGTAATGGAAATCCATCTCATGGTGCTTTACAGTCCCATCAACATTCTCAGCTATCTGATATGTCTCACCAAGGGCTTCCGTATAATCAAACCGCACAACAATCTCAACCATCTACTGATAGAAGGGAACTTCCATTG GATCTTTTTGCTGCAACATATTCACCGGTTTCTGTACAGCCTCATGTTTGGCAAACAGGCTCGTCCGGTAACCTGCCATTTGGAATGCAACATTCTACAGCAGCAGCGCATTTTCCCCAGCAATCAAAATCTGTGAATCCATTTGATTTGAACACTGAGCCAACAACCTTGGTCCATGCACCATCG ttTCCAACTGTGGCACTACAAGGAGCATTACCACAAATTGAGGATACTCCAGGGCTACTGCGTACCTCTAGTCTTGGACCTCCTGCACATAATT
- the LOC113353901 gene encoding probable ADP-ribosylation factor GTPase-activating protein AGD14 isoform X2: protein MANRLKEDEKNERLIRGLLKLPANRRCINCNSLGPQYVCTNFWTFVCTTCSGMHREFTHRVKSVSMAKFNSEEVNALMGGGNERAKQIYFKEWDPHRHSQPENSNIRRLREFIKHVYVDRKYSGEKSIVMAPKKRLDTKLDSLDIRDALKSGSRTPAYENTFGRHFMRSGSAGQNDERTKYGYNHVGERRDSGYLREIRSSPRRNVTRFEVVDDRVREDRFGNRRRAEIGKPPNDSRERNSHKSLDMSNLPAVRSVRDILGEDVPPLRVDESPKANSGHKNPGSSVLQTPATTNGVGPNNVKPVEQKIESLGSLIDFDVDPKPPDAAAQPTNAQHGQTTATSVPNPSVNADNWGASLDFCNQPAQDSSKESTLDSIFSQVSAPTAAPVQNIMHSAGSGFNPLVGWNPNNQSPNVSLSQNAQGTLANGNGNPSHGALQSHQHSQLSDMSHQGLPYNQTAQQSQPSTDRRELPLDLFAATYSPVSVQPHVWQTGSSGNLPFGMQHSTAAAHFPQQSKSVNPFDLNTEPTTLVHAPSFPTVALQGALPQIEDTPGLLRTSSLGPPAHNWMVPQTSPYGGYDHVPSRYSHPTNSNYHGGNPFG, encoded by the exons ATGGCGAATCGCTTAAAAGAAGATGAGAAAAATGAAAGGTTAATCCGTGGTCTTCTCAAACTTCCTGCAAATCGTAGGTGTATCAATTGTAATAGTCTG GGACCTCAATATGTGTGTACAAATTTTTGGACATTTGTTTGTACAACATGTAGCGGGATGCA TCGGGAGTTCACCCACCGTGTTAAATCAGTATCCATGGCTAAATTTAATTCAGAGGAAGTCAATGCTCTTATGGGAGGTGGAAATGAG CGCGCCAAGCAAATTTATTTCAAAGAGTGGGACCCACATCGGCATTCTCAGCCGGAGAACAG TAACATCCGGAGGCTTCGTGAATTTATCAAGCATGTTTACGTGGATAGAAAATATAGTGGTGAAAAGAGTATTGTAATGGCTCCAAAGAAAAGACTG GACACTAAATTAGATTCTTTGGACATTAGGGATGCGTTAAAGAGTGGATCTAGGACACCCGCATATGAGAACACATTTGGACGTCATTTTATGAGATCTGGTTCTGCTGGACAAAATGATGAAAGAACCAAATACGGATATAACCATGTTGGTGAAAGAAGAGATTCAGGATACTTGCGAGAAATCCGGTCAAGTCCGAGGAGAAATGTCACTAGATTTGAGGTTGTAGACGACAGGGTTCGAGAAGATAGATTTGGAAATAGAAGGAGAGCTGAAATAGGCAAGCCCCCAAATGACTCCAGGGAAAGAAACTCTCACAAAAGCCTTGATATGTCCAACCTTCCTGCGGTACGTTCAGTCAGAGATATTCTGGGAGAAGATGTTCCACCTTTACGTGTCGATGAAAGTCCAAAAGCAAACAGCGGCCATAAGAATCCTGGCTCTTCAGTGTTGCAG ACTCCTGCAACTACAAATGGTGTTGGACCCAACAATGTGAAACCAGTCGAGCAAAAAATTGAGAGTTTAGGGAGCTTAATCGACTTTGATGTTGATCCTAAACCTCCGGATGCAGCTGCACAACCTACAAATGCGCAACATGGCCAGACTACCGCAACATCAGTTCCAAATCCGTCTGTCAATGCTGATAATTGGGGTGCTTCTTTAGACTTTTGCAATCAACCTGCACAAGATTCTTCAAAAGAAAGCACACTTGATAGTATATTCTCTCAAGTATCAGCTCCCACAGCTGCACCTGTGCAGAACATAATGCATTCTGCTGGTTCAGGATTCAATCCATTAGTTGGCTGGAACCCAAACAATCAG TCACCGAATGTTTCACTTTCACAAAACGCACAAGGAACTCTTGCCAACGGTAATGGAAATCCATCTCATGGTGCTTTACAGTCCCATCAACATTCTCAGCTATCTGATATGTCTCACCAAGGGCTTCCGTATAATCAAACCGCACAACAATCTCAACCATCTACTGATAGAAGGGAACTTCCATTG GATCTTTTTGCTGCAACATATTCACCGGTTTCTGTACAGCCTCATGTTTGGCAAACAGGCTCGTCCGGTAACCTGCCATTTGGAATGCAACATTCTACAGCAGCAGCGCATTTTCCCCAGCAATCAAAATCTGTGAATCCATTTGATTTGAACACTGAGCCAACAACCTTGGTCCATGCACCATCG ttTCCAACTGTGGCACTACAAGGAGCATTACCACAAATTGAGGATACTCCAGGGCTACTGCGTACCTCTAGTCTTGGACCTCCTGCACATAATT